From Aquificota bacterium, one genomic window encodes:
- a CDS encoding AAA family ATPase: MIVVVMGLSGSGKSFLASLLHEEFGFEWIRSDQVRKELAGIEASQRVKVPYGEGIYSQEWTQRVYKEMVRRAKEKAEEGKDVVLDATFLEEWQRSLVKEEFKDALFLLAFAQEEEIIRRLKSRKDISDADIEVYLKQKERFVPPAYAIPIDTQRSKEELKAVLLELLQGYGWKGTQ; encoded by the coding sequence ATGATAGTGGTTGTAATGGGCCTTTCTGGTTCTGGTAAGTCCTTTTTGGCAAGCCTTTTACACGAAGAGTTCGGTTTTGAATGGATAAGGAGCGACCAGGTAAGGAAGGAGCTGGCGGGTATAGAAGCAAGCCAAAGGGTAAAGGTACCCTACGGGGAAGGTATATACTCTCAAGAGTGGACTCAAAGGGTCTATAAGGAGATGGTAAGAAGGGCAAAGGAGAAGGCAGAGGAGGGAAAGGATGTGGTCTTGGATGCCACCTTTCTTGAAGAGTGGCAAAGGAGCTTGGTAAAAGAGGAGTTCAAAGATGCTCTTTTTCTTTTGGCCTTTGCCCAAGAGGAGGAGATAATAAGGAGGTTAAAAAGCAGGAAAGATATATCTGATGCGGACATAGAGGTTTATCTAAAACAAAAGGAGAGGTTTGTGCCACCAGCGTATGCCATCCCAATAGATACTCAAAGGTCCAAGGAGGAGCTTAAGGCTGTCCTGCTGGAGCTACTCCAAGGTTATGGATGGAAAGGCACTCAATAG
- a CDS encoding DsbC family protein produces MRWFFFLLFVFSFSFSQDLYTEFIKSQVKEIPLNKAIVVGKGKNELISFINPDCGHCRKEWKALRPHLDKVKIYVFLLPFKTFPESYAKSNYIACSKDKLKALDEVLSGKFDGRPPLVKDCPLVQEHIKVAEKLNVQGTPYNIILKNYKVIEGYSPALLKELGIQ; encoded by the coding sequence ATGAGATGGTTTTTCTTTTTGCTTTTTGTTTTTAGCTTTTCCTTTTCACAAGACCTCTACACAGAGTTTATAAAATCCCAAGTAAAAGAGATACCCCTAAACAAGGCCATAGTGGTAGGGAAGGGAAAAAATGAACTCATCAGCTTTATAAACCCCGACTGCGGGCATTGTAGGAAGGAGTGGAAGGCCCTAAGGCCCCATTTGGACAAGGTCAAGATATACGTGTTTTTACTGCCCTTTAAAACCTTTCCGGAGAGCTATGCAAAGTCCAACTACATAGCCTGTTCAAAGGACAAGTTAAAGGCCCTTGATGAGGTCCTCTCTGGAAAGTTTGACGGAAGGCCTCCCCTTGTAAAAGACTGCCCTCTTGTGCAAGAACACATAAAGGTGGCGGAAAAGTTAAACGTGCAAGGCACGCCCTACAACATAATCCTTAAAAATTACAAGGTAATAGAAGGCTATAGCCCAGCCCTTCTTAAAGAGCTTGGTATTCAATGA